AGAATAAGAAAACTAACTCGTACAGTAGATTAACAGATACTCACATTATTAATTTGGTTATTATCAGTATACGGAAGCAAGTCCAATTCCAGCGGAAATGAAACATGTTTGTCAACCTTCTCAACAAAAGAACCGTCATTTTCAAATCTCTTCAAATGGAAGGCAGCAACAGAAGGGGCCTTATCGAGCAAAAGCTGCTTCTCGATTGACACTTGTGCCTTACATTTTTCACATGAAAACTTTATCTCTGGATCATCAATTTTCTCAACTTTTGTGAAAGATTCCAACGCTGCGGGTAAACTGTCGACATCTTTAATCTCCAAACTTAGGTCAATTAGAGGCTCGTAAGTGTCAGAGCAGTGACCACAATTGCAACAGCGCAGCTGCAATTTGAGAAAGATCCACATACAAACAATATTAATTCCATATTTGCAAGCTACACATACAGATATCATACGTGCAAATGCAATTTTAAATGTATGGAAACCTACTTTATCTTGTtcatttcagaaaaaaaaaaagacaaaaatggtcccttgtaggttcaaaatagtcccttaagagcctgtttggatgggcttaaaataagcagcttataagctggaaacaacttataagccaaaaaaaaataagttggggtaggctaacttattttttttggcttataagctgttttcagcttataagctgctttagataagctaagtcaaaagggcccaattatttttttgggcttattttatgcacaaaatggctttaagtTAGCctgccaaacactcaaaaaagctgaaaacagcttataggcaacttataagccaatccaaatgggctctaaGTATACATGGAACAGTTTTGATCCTTTAAATTTGTAAAAAGTTAATACTTTTGGTCTCagtcaaatatttaataatttatgtttGTTAGATTTAACGGAAATAGTGAAACAAAAAATTAACTATAAAGACCAAGAAAGTCCCATCAACTCCTAAGATATGCAACACAAAAAACTGCGTTAGACACTAAAAAGATGAAACACTctagaaataaatcaaaaatagcaaacactcaaaaaattgtacctctaaatgtgagttccctgtaactttttttttttcccttccatAGTTTCTGTCAAATCTAGCGGACAAAGTTCGGTAAATATTTGAcagagactaaaagtgttaacttttggcaaacttaaaggatcaAAAGTGTCCAGTGCATACTTTAAGGACTAGTTTGAACCTActtcaaacataagggaccatttttgtcattttctcgtTCATTTCATGTTCAAAGCAATTGAATAAAAGAATGAGATAGTACTCTTGTATGCTTACTTTGCTGACAAGGCGACCACCAAAGGCCTGCTTTACAATGTTGTCACTTTCTGAAGGTGCCCCATCTTTTCGCATTGAATCATTACAACAGCTTTCAAGTCTATCCAGAAGGCATTGTAGGAATTCATGAGCGTCTTCTTGTTGGAACCTATGGAAACTGGacgaaaaatctgatttttttcaCAAAGTTAAGGACTACAAAGAATACAAGGTACAAGGTTGGCACAGAGGCACAAAGCACGCAATCACAAACCTGGATTTATAATTATTGTGAAAAAggttaaataaaaaagaacaagaaacctAGAGCACAATAAAATAACATAAAGAACATAGAGTAGCAGATATCTGAGGTGAAATAGGATACCCATCTGCATATGCCAGGAGGGGCGGAGGTAGAAGCTCAGATACATGTTCGGCCGAAATAAGTAGCTTTTGCTCAAAACACTGTATTTGTGTTTCGAAAAtcattaaatatatacacatattaagtaggcgtttggccatagactccaaatatttttcactttatttggaattcatgaagttggagttgtgtttggttatactttttgcaaaggAGAGATATGagcactttatttggaatttatgaagaTGGAGTCGGAAAACAGGTTTGGAGCACTTTTCCAAATTTGgagttggatttgaaaaatttaggccaaacccatcgagaAACACCTGTGATCGTctacttctttcacttgagcatctaaagtggcccttgttccatttagacacttcaggtgggccattcctattccacttagacactttttgcactgTTATCAGAGAAAAACCAACATCAGTCAtctcctacgtggattaagtggccaattaaattgtgccaactcatttaaattgtgccaactcgttttaattgtaaattcactaatttatAAATTAGtagagttttgaccattaaaaattggggcttttaggctggttggatgtgcaatgaggtggcgccccttttggtgttggttttgctccgataacggtgcaaaaagtgtctaagtggaataggaatgatccacttgaagtgtctaaatggaacaagggtcactttaggtgctcaagtgaaagaagttgacaatcacaggtgtctgtcgatgggtttggacaaaaatttataaccaaacactgtttccggaaaaaagtgaaaaattattcaggaaaaagatgaaaaattctcatggccaaacggcttTAAAATCCAGCTATTAGCACTCAAGCCGTCGTTCTAAATCCAAAACCCATAAAGTTGAAATCCTAGCTCTGGTTTTGTGGCCAAATCACAAACAAGACATAAGAAAGGATACAACTCAAGTTGTTAACAAGTTTCCAGGGAGAGACAAAACCACCGCCCGAAGCCAATGAAAGGTCAATAAGCTCTCTAATAACGCAAATTACACAGAATCCTATCATGTAACCTGCAACCATTATACAGAAACAAGAAATGATGATCAGCTAAAGAAAAAGCCAATCCACCTGGCAGGAGCTTTTTTAACCAAATACATTGAAATAACACAAATGGTTCAAAACAAAGGCAATTCTGAGTTGCTCCTTACTATCGCATGGCGATGCATGATCGTTCGACGCAAGGAGCTGAAGCAAAGGCACCGTGTGCATGAAAGATTGCAAAACCGCATTCAGGAAGCATGTGTTGCCTAAATTAGCAAGTCCAGCACCCTAATATCAATCAATAACAAAGTAGCAGAAACAACAGTGAGTTAAAAGCGGAGGGAAAATAAGAGTTTATTTGAGCTAATGGCATACACATGAGAATCTTAACTTACCTCAACAGACAATATTACTTAGTATTGGACTAAGCTAAGACTGAACAtaatgaaaaagaaacaaagaatcTATATAGCCGAGCCCAACTGGTACAATAATTTGTTGATTTATTGAGATGTCATTAAAATAGGCCAAAAGTATAAATTGATCACTTGACAGAGCTTAAAAGTTCTTCCCAGCTTAAAAAACTGAAACTCAAATATCCACTTTTTACCAATGTAATTGTACAATAGCCATTGTCAAGAAATTTGGAATTCCACAAGTGAAACTACACGACAATAAAATTGAGGCATAGTTGATCggtaaaattcaaaaaatagcCACTCTCTAGCtaatataattgaaaaataaccaTTGTCATAGAATTTCAAATTCCACACGCGGAACTCCACAACATTGTCATGAAGTTTCATCTGTGGTAATTGAAACTCCATTACATtgactattttttaaataaCGGGCTTAAAAGTGGCTAGCCCGCGCTATGACTACACATTTGATTTATTGAGATGTCACAAAAATAGGCCAAAAGTATAAATTGATCACTTCACAGTGCATAAAAGTTCATGCCAGCTTAAAAGGCTGATTCTCAAATGGCCACTATCATGGAATCTCGAATTACAGAGGTGAAACTACACGATAATAAAGTCGAGGCATAGTTGACGGATAAAATTCACAAATAGCCACTTTTTAGCCAATGTAATTGAAAAAATAGCCACCGTGATGAAATTTGGAATTCCCACAAGTGAAACTACACAACAATAAATTTGAGGCATAGTTGATGggtaaaattcaaaaaatagccactttttatctaatataattgaaaaataaccaCTGGCATGGAATTTCAAATTCCACACGCTGAACTCCACGATATTGACATTGTCATAAAGTTTCATGTGTAGTATTTGAAACTCCGtgatatttttcaattaatgaGCTGAAAAGTCGCTAGCCCGCGCTATGACTACATATTTTATTGATTCATAAAAATTAGGCCAAAAGTATAAATTGATCACTTCACAGTACATAAAAGTTCTTACCAGCTTAAAAGACTGATTCTCAAATGGCACAATAGAGGCACTATAGATGGGTAAACTTCACAAATAGCCACTTTTTAGCCCATACACTTGAAAAATAACCGTCATACTATTTCAAATTTCACATGTGAAACTCGACAGGAATTTAAAacggaaaaagggtcaaaaatacccttgaaCTTTCAGATATTGTTTATTcttacccttcgttatacttttcgTTCAattatacccctaccgttatactttggCACTGATTTGTCCTCATTTAAACGGAGTGTCACGTGGCAGCCTGAGAATAAAATGACCCATTCCCAATTTTAATACCCGGTATTAATTAAAAGCCAACCCGAATTTTGACccctactattttttaattactgAGCTGAAAAGTCGCTAGTCTACGCAATAACTAAAAAAAGTAGGCTAAAAGTATAAAAGCTCATACCAGCTTAAAAGGCTGATTCTCAAATGGCACAATAGAGGCTACAGGCtcaatttcttcatttctttgaaAACCCCATTTGGGCTCAATTGAGCCCATGGGCTTAATTTCTGAAGGCCATTGGGCCCAatctgaagaagaagaaggccCATTATTATCAACACCAACATACCATTGTGAATCCAATGGGCTAGAATCAGTAATTTTAGTCCAAGAATTGCCCCAATTACAAGAATTAGCCCTAACTGGTGACAAATCCAAACCcaaatcttcattttcaactCTTCTAGAATCTTCTTTGACTAAAAAGTCAACATCTTTTCCACTTTCATCACTTTGTTGAGCTTCATCAACTGAATTAACAGGTAAAGATTGAGTTTTTAGGTTATGGGTTTCCATtgaaatgtcaaaaaaaaaagataaaaattgggttttttttttggtgaaaattaaaaaaaaaattataaagattTGAGTTTTTTGGGTTTATATGAGATGGGTTTGCtttgaaatgatgaaaaaacaacaaatataAAAGGGATTCTTTTTTTGGAGATGAAATCAAGAATTGGTGTtaagagctttttttttttttttttttttgtgaaaatcaaCCAAATTTAACTGTAAAGAACGAATTTTTAAGGCTTTTtatgagatgggttttctttgaaatgttgaaaaaacaacacaaacaaaagTTTTTTTCTCTTTGAAATGAAATCAAGAATTGGGTATTAAATGCTAGGATTTTGTGAATTTAACTGTAAAGAATGAGTTTTTTGAGCTTTTTAAGAGATGGGTTTACtttgaaatgttgaaaaaacaacacacacaaatttttttttttttttttttttttttggaaatgaaatcaAGAATTGGGCAttaaaagctagggtttttgtgAAAATCAGCCAAATTTACCTTTAAAGAAGTTTTTGAGGCTTTTTAAGAGATGGGTTTTCtttgaaatgatgaaaaaacAACAGATAccaaaagggttttttttttttttttttttttggagatgaAATCAAGAATTAGGGTTTTTTGAAGattatgatttggagttgaaatcagtttttttttttgttggtttctAAGGGGTTTGAACTttgaaggagaaagagaaagtTGGTTATTTGTAGAATGGAGGGAAAGAGTGAGTTGGAAGTTCCTTTTTTGGTAGTGTGAATGGAAGAAGAGGGAAAATTTGGAGGGTTTTGAAAAGGGAGGGAAAGATATTCCGACACATTTCACTCCATTAGAGAGGGTGTGTGGGGGTGcgggtgggggttgggggtttggggtggggggtaggTGGGATAGTGGGGATGTAAAATTGCCAAATAGGAAAAATGTTGGAATTTATAGTACTAGTAGATTAGTTAAATCCTCACACACTAAGATATATATCTAGATCAAATTTGCCAAATAGGAAAGTGATGAAATTTAGTAGATTAGCAAAATCCACACATACACGTAACACGGATAATATTACTAATTTCGTCAGTTCGAATGGTTatcatgatttttttcttaCAAGAACAATATATACCTATAGTAGAAAGATTAATCGGTCATTTTTTGTATTATTCCTAACATGTTAATATTGGCACTAGTGATACGTAAACGTAACGTGTAGTTTAAATAACTATTCAGAGTTCTTATAGCTCCTCCTAAGACTTGTtcgaaaaaatcaaatatgaaaagtGTTGAAATTTACAGTAGATTAGCTAAATCCTCGCATACACTCATGACACACTATAATATGTAAATAGGAAAGTGTTGAAATTTTGTAGATTAGCAAAATCCGATTAGTAAATATCCGATTAGGTTTGGTGTTTTTACAATTCTTTCATAAGATTACAAATCTTTCCTAATTGTTTGGTCCAATTATAAACTTATATTAAATCtacaattttattaattttttaaaaatagtataATCGGTTATTCTCAAGacttgtgaaattacactagatatattattattgtataataatcGACTATAGAATTTAGTTAAGTAATTAAATAGCAGCTATTTACTTACTTTTTCAACAAACAAAAAGCTTAGTAATGTTTTAGAGACTTCCACAAACAAGCGCAATGGATTTAGCCTAC
This portion of the Lycium ferocissimum isolate CSIRO_LF1 chromosome 1, AGI_CSIRO_Lferr_CH_V1, whole genome shotgun sequence genome encodes:
- the LOC132058736 gene encoding ubiquitin carboxyl-terminal hydrolase 20-like → METHNLKTQSLPVNSVDEAQQSDESGKDVDFLVKEDSRRVENEDLGLDLSPVRANSCNWGNSWTKITDSSPLDSQWYVGVDNNGPSSSSDWAQWPSEIKPMGSIEPKWGFQRNEEIEPVASIVPFENQPFKLGAGLANLGNTCFLNAVLQSFMHTVPLLQLLASNDHASPCDSYMIGFCVICVIRELIDLSLASGGGFVSPWKLVNNLSYFSSSFHRFQQEDAHEFLQCLLDRLESCCNDSMRKDGAPSESDNIVKQAFGGRLVSKLRCCNCGHCSDTYEPLIDLSLEIKDVDSLPAALESFTKVEKIDDPEIKFSCEKCKAQVSIEKQLLLDKAPSVAAFHLKRFENDGSFVEKVDKHVSFPLELDLLPYTDNNQINNEEMKYDLYAVIVHIGFSSCSGHYYSYVRSAPDEWYKFDDSEVFRVHEDLVLEEEAYIMLYAKRGTPWFSDFVEMQKPFIDPTIFNTSPKSVLDNVDAISITSPCILNNHASDVSESDHAADEASTKPELDKIEDSESRDVEPTSTPGPTGAVNSLDYHTAEADKVSLASKHNVNNCTRDIGVTGRMETLTPKTPSRSPSPEIHRDDPPENSYAIPRGHVTLADQVSCKHQSQKDLEQDLERKEACSLIKKTIPGSRGQQLMAAMRGSQSEGSFLNKKRRKIEGSPSSRDDRSSAGRRRSSFGSGLHPVMASSFR